Proteins encoded in a region of the Gemmatimonadaceae bacterium genome:
- a CDS encoding DUF488 family protein: MGDDRRDGRPLMAICVVRLGEPRESNEGLRLGTVRRPPRGVRKEDFATGDWFDLWLPDLAPTAAIVKWAFSEPWTQARWEKFARAYRREMRAPEQQRLIALLAALSKQANFSIGCYCEDASHCHRTLLAELLVDAGATVV, encoded by the coding sequence GTGGGCGACGATCGTCGCGATGGCCGACCGCTGATGGCGATCTGTGTCGTTAGGCTCGGAGAGCCGCGCGAATCGAACGAGGGACTGCGGCTCGGTACCGTCCGCCGGCCCCCGCGCGGCGTCCGCAAGGAGGATTTCGCGACCGGCGACTGGTTCGATCTCTGGCTCCCTGATCTTGCGCCGACAGCCGCCATCGTCAAATGGGCATTCTCCGAGCCGTGGACACAGGCACGCTGGGAGAAGTTCGCGCGCGCCTACCGCCGCGAGATGCGTGCGCCCGAGCAGCAGCGCCTCATTGCGCTTCTCGCGGCCTTGTCAAAGCAAGCGAATTTCTCGATCGGCTGTTACTGCGAAGACGCCTCCCACTGCCATCGGACGCTGCTCGCCGAGCTTCTCGTCGACG